One region of Wyeomyia smithii strain HCP4-BCI-WySm-NY-G18 chromosome 3, ASM2978416v1, whole genome shotgun sequence genomic DNA includes:
- the LOC129732496 gene encoding golgin-84 isoform X3, translating into MSWFQELAGKAENILTRIDQNAATVLQQPSLLSEENADVDDLGRLIEVTSDLDNSHRNASISIIKSPSVKVMSLSTKRDLIRCSPTASQEKELLDDRTDLENVSVKSDRLNSSRRSSLSSKKDGTVVECIAQSALKNIAQDSFSLEKELAATKIILAQIKSERDELKVELDSVQTQLSNSNFKAKLEELELQYQVLFEQKSDLQMRLLNAEETNEKYIKSISELESTVSKHLQTEHELSQKLEMARMETNNVTTELQQYRIRAHATLQLKEQMIEQLKNNETVNGINSNDKSNQIDQIELEQLKSERHGLLDEILNLNKKYENSKTFWQNMESQFKETIHELEKKNYDLQQNLSIQSTKTLQLEDDLNIRQKELISTRQEIARQRSAFSVQTHEKDTEILKLRNQVQKLPTSPSLDLEQRLSSLTQSLVHKQTTLETITAERNALRLQLEKLETQYRSTVSQIRQQRVSYMSTNETDDAKSQVPNFMVENPFDNKVARRVKRAYSSLDSVVLHLWVMFVLLSSTPS; encoded by the exons ATGTCGTGGTTTCAAGAACTAGCTGGGAAAGCAGAAAATATTTTAACCAGAATTGATCAGAATGCAGCTACAGTGCTTCAACAGCCGTCTCTTTTGTCTGAAGAAAATGCTGATGTTGACGATCTAGGCCGATTGATAGAAGTAACAAGCGATTTGGATAACTCACACAGGAATGCTTCCATTAGCATTATCAAATCCCCATCGGTCAAAGTAATGTCGCTTAGCACTAAAAGAGATTTAATTAGATGCTCGCCCACGGCGTCccaagaaaaagaattgcttgATGATAGAACAGATTTGGAAAACGTGTCAGTGAAATCAGACAGACTTAATTCATCGCGTAGAAGCTCACTCAGTTCAAAAAAGGATGGAACTGTTGTGGAGTGTATCGCGCAGTCTGCTTTGAAGAATATAGCTCAGGATAGCTTTTCTCTAGAAAAAGAATTAGCTGCTACAAAAATTATACTGGCGCAAATTAAATCAGAAAGAGATGAGTTGAAAGTTGAACTCGATAGTGTCCAGACACAACTCTCCAATTCCAACTTTAAGGCAAAATTAGAAGAATTAGAACTACAGTACCAGGTTTTGTTCGAGCAAAAAAGTGATCTGCAAATGAGGCTTTTAAATGCAGAGGAAACCAATGAGAAATACATCAAATCTATCTCAGAACTGGAGTCGACAGTTTCAAAACATTTGCAAACTGAGCACGAGCTGAGCCAGAAACTAGAAATGGCAAGAATGGAAACTAATAATGTTACAACGGAATTGCAACAGTATCGTATAAGAGCTCATGCTACACTTCAACTCAAAGAGCAAATGATTGAGCAACTAAAGAACAACGAAACGGTAAATGGAATCAATAGTAACGACAAATCGAATCAAATTGATCAGATAGAGCTTGAGCAGTTAAAAAGTGAGAGGCACGGTCTTCTTGATGAAATTCTGAATCTAAATAAAAAGTATGAAAATTCTAAAACATTCTGGCAAAACATGGAGTCTCAGTTCAAGGAAACTATACATGAAttggaaaagaaaaattatgatTTACAGCAAAATCTCAGTATCCAATCAACGAAGACATTGCAGCTTGAAGATGATCTAAATATTCGACAAAAAGAACTGATATCCACGAGACAAGAAATTGCTAGACAACGATCTGCGTTTTCGGTGCAAACACATGAAAA AGATACCGAAATTTTGAAACTGCGAAACCAAGTTCAAAAACTTCCAACCAGTCCCTCACTGGATCTTGAACAGCGCTTAAGCTCACTAACGCAATCTTTAGTACACAAGCAAACCACACTTGAAACTATTACGGCTGAAAGAAATGCACTTCGGCTTCAGTTAGAAAAATTGGAG ACACAGTATCGTAGTACCGTCTCGCAAATTCGGCAACAGCGTGTATCTTACATGAGTACCAATGAAACTGATGATG CCAAATCCCAAGTGCCAAATTTCATGGTAGAAAACCCATTTGATAACAAAGTAGCCAGAAGAGTAAAAAGAGCATATTCCTCGTTAGACTCAGTAG TTTTACACTTGTGGGTGATGTTTGTATTGTTGTCTTCCACACCGTCATGA
- the LOC129732496 gene encoding golgin-84 isoform X5: protein MSWFQELAGKAENILTRIDQNAATVLQQPSLLSEENADVDDLGRLIEVTSDLDNSHRNASISIIKSPSVKVMSLSTKRDLIRCSPTASQEKELLDDRTDLENVSVKSDRLNSSRRSSLSSKKDGTVVECIAQSALKNIAQDSFSLEKELAATKIILAQIKSERDELKVELDSVQTQLSNSNFKAKLEELELQYQVLFEQKSDLQMRLLNAEETNEKYIKSISELESTVSKHLQTEHELSQKLEMARMETNNVTTELQQYRIRAHATLQLKEQMIEQLKNNETVNGINSNDKSNQIDQIELEQLKSERHGLLDEILNLNKKYENSKTFWQNMESQFKETIHELEKKNYDLQQNLSIQSTKTLQLEDDLNIRQKELISTRQEIARQRSAFSVQTHEKDTEILKLRNQVQKLPTSPSLDLEQRLSSLTQSLVHKQTTLETITAERNALRLQLEKLETQYRSTVSQIRQQRVSYMSTNETDDAKSQVPNFMVENPFDNKVARRVKRAYSSLDSFYTCG from the exons ATGTCGTGGTTTCAAGAACTAGCTGGGAAAGCAGAAAATATTTTAACCAGAATTGATCAGAATGCAGCTACAGTGCTTCAACAGCCGTCTCTTTTGTCTGAAGAAAATGCTGATGTTGACGATCTAGGCCGATTGATAGAAGTAACAAGCGATTTGGATAACTCACACAGGAATGCTTCCATTAGCATTATCAAATCCCCATCGGTCAAAGTAATGTCGCTTAGCACTAAAAGAGATTTAATTAGATGCTCGCCCACGGCGTCccaagaaaaagaattgcttgATGATAGAACAGATTTGGAAAACGTGTCAGTGAAATCAGACAGACTTAATTCATCGCGTAGAAGCTCACTCAGTTCAAAAAAGGATGGAACTGTTGTGGAGTGTATCGCGCAGTCTGCTTTGAAGAATATAGCTCAGGATAGCTTTTCTCTAGAAAAAGAATTAGCTGCTACAAAAATTATACTGGCGCAAATTAAATCAGAAAGAGATGAGTTGAAAGTTGAACTCGATAGTGTCCAGACACAACTCTCCAATTCCAACTTTAAGGCAAAATTAGAAGAATTAGAACTACAGTACCAGGTTTTGTTCGAGCAAAAAAGTGATCTGCAAATGAGGCTTTTAAATGCAGAGGAAACCAATGAGAAATACATCAAATCTATCTCAGAACTGGAGTCGACAGTTTCAAAACATTTGCAAACTGAGCACGAGCTGAGCCAGAAACTAGAAATGGCAAGAATGGAAACTAATAATGTTACAACGGAATTGCAACAGTATCGTATAAGAGCTCATGCTACACTTCAACTCAAAGAGCAAATGATTGAGCAACTAAAGAACAACGAAACGGTAAATGGAATCAATAGTAACGACAAATCGAATCAAATTGATCAGATAGAGCTTGAGCAGTTAAAAAGTGAGAGGCACGGTCTTCTTGATGAAATTCTGAATCTAAATAAAAAGTATGAAAATTCTAAAACATTCTGGCAAAACATGGAGTCTCAGTTCAAGGAAACTATACATGAAttggaaaagaaaaattatgatTTACAGCAAAATCTCAGTATCCAATCAACGAAGACATTGCAGCTTGAAGATGATCTAAATATTCGACAAAAAGAACTGATATCCACGAGACAAGAAATTGCTAGACAACGATCTGCGTTTTCGGTGCAAACACATGAAAA AGATACCGAAATTTTGAAACTGCGAAACCAAGTTCAAAAACTTCCAACCAGTCCCTCACTGGATCTTGAACAGCGCTTAAGCTCACTAACGCAATCTTTAGTACACAAGCAAACCACACTTGAAACTATTACGGCTGAAAGAAATGCACTTCGGCTTCAGTTAGAAAAATTGGAG ACACAGTATCGTAGTACCGTCTCGCAAATTCGGCAACAGCGTGTATCTTACATGAGTACCAATGAAACTGATGATG CCAAATCCCAAGTGCCAAATTTCATGGTAGAAAACCCATTTGATAACAAAGTAGCCAGAAGAGTAAAAAGAGCATATTCCTCGTTAGACTCA TTTTACACTTGTGGGTGA
- the LOC129732496 gene encoding golgin-84 isoform X4, giving the protein MSWFQELAGKAENILTRIDQNAATVLQQPSLLSEENADVDDLGRLIEVTSDLDNSHRNASISIIKSPSVKVMSLSTKRDLIRCSPTASQEKELLDDRTDLENVSVKSDRLNSSRRSSLSSKKDGTVVECIAQSALKNIAQDSFSLEKELAATKIILAQIKSERDELKVELDSVQTQLSNSNFKAKLEELELQYQVLFEQKSDLQMRLLNAEETNEKYIKSISELESTVSKHLQTEHELSQKLEMARMETNNVTTELQQYRIRAHATLQLKEQMIEQLKNNETVNGINSNDKSNQIDQIELEQLKSERHGLLDEILNLNKKYENSKTFWQNMESQFKETIHELEKKNYDLQQNLSIQSTKTLQLEDDLNIRQKELISTRQEIARQRSAFSVQTHEKDTEILKLRNQVQKLPTSPSLDLEQRLSSLTQSLVHKQTTLETITAERNALRLQLEKLETQYRSTVSQIRQQRVSYMSTNETDDAKSQVPNFMVENPFDNKVARRVKRAYSSLDSGCLICAQLKENCYM; this is encoded by the exons ATGTCGTGGTTTCAAGAACTAGCTGGGAAAGCAGAAAATATTTTAACCAGAATTGATCAGAATGCAGCTACAGTGCTTCAACAGCCGTCTCTTTTGTCTGAAGAAAATGCTGATGTTGACGATCTAGGCCGATTGATAGAAGTAACAAGCGATTTGGATAACTCACACAGGAATGCTTCCATTAGCATTATCAAATCCCCATCGGTCAAAGTAATGTCGCTTAGCACTAAAAGAGATTTAATTAGATGCTCGCCCACGGCGTCccaagaaaaagaattgcttgATGATAGAACAGATTTGGAAAACGTGTCAGTGAAATCAGACAGACTTAATTCATCGCGTAGAAGCTCACTCAGTTCAAAAAAGGATGGAACTGTTGTGGAGTGTATCGCGCAGTCTGCTTTGAAGAATATAGCTCAGGATAGCTTTTCTCTAGAAAAAGAATTAGCTGCTACAAAAATTATACTGGCGCAAATTAAATCAGAAAGAGATGAGTTGAAAGTTGAACTCGATAGTGTCCAGACACAACTCTCCAATTCCAACTTTAAGGCAAAATTAGAAGAATTAGAACTACAGTACCAGGTTTTGTTCGAGCAAAAAAGTGATCTGCAAATGAGGCTTTTAAATGCAGAGGAAACCAATGAGAAATACATCAAATCTATCTCAGAACTGGAGTCGACAGTTTCAAAACATTTGCAAACTGAGCACGAGCTGAGCCAGAAACTAGAAATGGCAAGAATGGAAACTAATAATGTTACAACGGAATTGCAACAGTATCGTATAAGAGCTCATGCTACACTTCAACTCAAAGAGCAAATGATTGAGCAACTAAAGAACAACGAAACGGTAAATGGAATCAATAGTAACGACAAATCGAATCAAATTGATCAGATAGAGCTTGAGCAGTTAAAAAGTGAGAGGCACGGTCTTCTTGATGAAATTCTGAATCTAAATAAAAAGTATGAAAATTCTAAAACATTCTGGCAAAACATGGAGTCTCAGTTCAAGGAAACTATACATGAAttggaaaagaaaaattatgatTTACAGCAAAATCTCAGTATCCAATCAACGAAGACATTGCAGCTTGAAGATGATCTAAATATTCGACAAAAAGAACTGATATCCACGAGACAAGAAATTGCTAGACAACGATCTGCGTTTTCGGTGCAAACACATGAAAA AGATACCGAAATTTTGAAACTGCGAAACCAAGTTCAAAAACTTCCAACCAGTCCCTCACTGGATCTTGAACAGCGCTTAAGCTCACTAACGCAATCTTTAGTACACAAGCAAACCACACTTGAAACTATTACGGCTGAAAGAAATGCACTTCGGCTTCAGTTAGAAAAATTGGAG ACACAGTATCGTAGTACCGTCTCGCAAATTCGGCAACAGCGTGTATCTTACATGAGTACCAATGAAACTGATGATG CCAAATCCCAAGTGCCAAATTTCATGGTAGAAAACCCATTTGATAACAAAGTAGCCAGAAGAGTAAAAAGAGCATATTCCTCGTTAGACTCA
- the LOC129732496 gene encoding golgin-84 isoform X2, which translates to MSWFQELAGKAENILTRIDQNAATVLQQPSLLSEENADVDDLGRLIEVTSDLDNSHRNASISIIKSPSVKVMSLSTKRDLIRCSPTASQEKELLDDRTDLENVSVKSDRLNSSRRSSLSSKKDGTVVECIAQSALKNIAQDSFSLEKELAATKIILAQIKSERDELKVELDSVQTQLSNSNFKAKLEELELQYQVLFEQKSDLQMRLLNAEETNEKYIKSISELESTVSKHLQTEHELSQKLEMARMETNNVTTELQQYRIRAHATLQLKEQMIEQLKNNETVNGINSNDKSNQIDQIELEQLKSERHGLLDEILNLNKKYENSKTFWQNMESQFKETIHELEKKNYDLQQNLSIQSTKTLQLEDDLNIRQKELISTRQEIARQRSAFSVQTHEKDTEILKLRNQVQKLPTSPSLDLEQRLSSLTQSLVHKQTTLETITAERNALRLQLEKLETQYRSTVSQIRQQRVSYMSTNETDDAKSQVPNFMVENPFDNKVARRVKRAYSSLDSADPSYPEEKCNNCFSRGCLVFLLIETLGSGM; encoded by the exons ATGTCGTGGTTTCAAGAACTAGCTGGGAAAGCAGAAAATATTTTAACCAGAATTGATCAGAATGCAGCTACAGTGCTTCAACAGCCGTCTCTTTTGTCTGAAGAAAATGCTGATGTTGACGATCTAGGCCGATTGATAGAAGTAACAAGCGATTTGGATAACTCACACAGGAATGCTTCCATTAGCATTATCAAATCCCCATCGGTCAAAGTAATGTCGCTTAGCACTAAAAGAGATTTAATTAGATGCTCGCCCACGGCGTCccaagaaaaagaattgcttgATGATAGAACAGATTTGGAAAACGTGTCAGTGAAATCAGACAGACTTAATTCATCGCGTAGAAGCTCACTCAGTTCAAAAAAGGATGGAACTGTTGTGGAGTGTATCGCGCAGTCTGCTTTGAAGAATATAGCTCAGGATAGCTTTTCTCTAGAAAAAGAATTAGCTGCTACAAAAATTATACTGGCGCAAATTAAATCAGAAAGAGATGAGTTGAAAGTTGAACTCGATAGTGTCCAGACACAACTCTCCAATTCCAACTTTAAGGCAAAATTAGAAGAATTAGAACTACAGTACCAGGTTTTGTTCGAGCAAAAAAGTGATCTGCAAATGAGGCTTTTAAATGCAGAGGAAACCAATGAGAAATACATCAAATCTATCTCAGAACTGGAGTCGACAGTTTCAAAACATTTGCAAACTGAGCACGAGCTGAGCCAGAAACTAGAAATGGCAAGAATGGAAACTAATAATGTTACAACGGAATTGCAACAGTATCGTATAAGAGCTCATGCTACACTTCAACTCAAAGAGCAAATGATTGAGCAACTAAAGAACAACGAAACGGTAAATGGAATCAATAGTAACGACAAATCGAATCAAATTGATCAGATAGAGCTTGAGCAGTTAAAAAGTGAGAGGCACGGTCTTCTTGATGAAATTCTGAATCTAAATAAAAAGTATGAAAATTCTAAAACATTCTGGCAAAACATGGAGTCTCAGTTCAAGGAAACTATACATGAAttggaaaagaaaaattatgatTTACAGCAAAATCTCAGTATCCAATCAACGAAGACATTGCAGCTTGAAGATGATCTAAATATTCGACAAAAAGAACTGATATCCACGAGACAAGAAATTGCTAGACAACGATCTGCGTTTTCGGTGCAAACACATGAAAA AGATACCGAAATTTTGAAACTGCGAAACCAAGTTCAAAAACTTCCAACCAGTCCCTCACTGGATCTTGAACAGCGCTTAAGCTCACTAACGCAATCTTTAGTACACAAGCAAACCACACTTGAAACTATTACGGCTGAAAGAAATGCACTTCGGCTTCAGTTAGAAAAATTGGAG ACACAGTATCGTAGTACCGTCTCGCAAATTCGGCAACAGCGTGTATCTTACATGAGTACCAATGAAACTGATGATG CCAAATCCCAAGTGCCAAATTTCATGGTAGAAAACCCATTTGATAACAAAGTAGCCAGAAGAGTAAAAAGAGCATATTCCTCGTTAGACTCA
- the LOC129732496 gene encoding golgin-84 isoform X1, whose product MSWFQELAGKAENILTRIDQNAATVLQQPSLLSEENADVDDLGRLIEVTSDLDNSHRNASISIIKSPSVKVMSLSTKRDLIRCSPTASQEKELLDDRTDLENVSVKSDRLNSSRRSSLSSKKDGTVVECIAQSALKNIAQDSFSLEKELAATKIILAQIKSERDELKVELDSVQTQLSNSNFKAKLEELELQYQVLFEQKSDLQMRLLNAEETNEKYIKSISELESTVSKHLQTEHELSQKLEMARMETNNVTTELQQYRIRAHATLQLKEQMIEQLKNNETVNGINSNDKSNQIDQIELEQLKSERHGLLDEILNLNKKYENSKTFWQNMESQFKETIHELEKKNYDLQQNLSIQSTKTLQLEDDLNIRQKELISTRQEIARQRSAFSVQTHEKDTEILKLRNQVQKLPTSPSLDLEQRLSSLTQSLVHKQTTLETITAERNALRLQLEKLETQYRSTVSQIRQQRVSYMSTNETDDAKSQVPNFMVENPFDNKVARRVKRAYSSLDSVGIRLGVFLRRYPLIRILVIVYVAVLHLWVMFVLLSSTPS is encoded by the exons ATGTCGTGGTTTCAAGAACTAGCTGGGAAAGCAGAAAATATTTTAACCAGAATTGATCAGAATGCAGCTACAGTGCTTCAACAGCCGTCTCTTTTGTCTGAAGAAAATGCTGATGTTGACGATCTAGGCCGATTGATAGAAGTAACAAGCGATTTGGATAACTCACACAGGAATGCTTCCATTAGCATTATCAAATCCCCATCGGTCAAAGTAATGTCGCTTAGCACTAAAAGAGATTTAATTAGATGCTCGCCCACGGCGTCccaagaaaaagaattgcttgATGATAGAACAGATTTGGAAAACGTGTCAGTGAAATCAGACAGACTTAATTCATCGCGTAGAAGCTCACTCAGTTCAAAAAAGGATGGAACTGTTGTGGAGTGTATCGCGCAGTCTGCTTTGAAGAATATAGCTCAGGATAGCTTTTCTCTAGAAAAAGAATTAGCTGCTACAAAAATTATACTGGCGCAAATTAAATCAGAAAGAGATGAGTTGAAAGTTGAACTCGATAGTGTCCAGACACAACTCTCCAATTCCAACTTTAAGGCAAAATTAGAAGAATTAGAACTACAGTACCAGGTTTTGTTCGAGCAAAAAAGTGATCTGCAAATGAGGCTTTTAAATGCAGAGGAAACCAATGAGAAATACATCAAATCTATCTCAGAACTGGAGTCGACAGTTTCAAAACATTTGCAAACTGAGCACGAGCTGAGCCAGAAACTAGAAATGGCAAGAATGGAAACTAATAATGTTACAACGGAATTGCAACAGTATCGTATAAGAGCTCATGCTACACTTCAACTCAAAGAGCAAATGATTGAGCAACTAAAGAACAACGAAACGGTAAATGGAATCAATAGTAACGACAAATCGAATCAAATTGATCAGATAGAGCTTGAGCAGTTAAAAAGTGAGAGGCACGGTCTTCTTGATGAAATTCTGAATCTAAATAAAAAGTATGAAAATTCTAAAACATTCTGGCAAAACATGGAGTCTCAGTTCAAGGAAACTATACATGAAttggaaaagaaaaattatgatTTACAGCAAAATCTCAGTATCCAATCAACGAAGACATTGCAGCTTGAAGATGATCTAAATATTCGACAAAAAGAACTGATATCCACGAGACAAGAAATTGCTAGACAACGATCTGCGTTTTCGGTGCAAACACATGAAAA AGATACCGAAATTTTGAAACTGCGAAACCAAGTTCAAAAACTTCCAACCAGTCCCTCACTGGATCTTGAACAGCGCTTAAGCTCACTAACGCAATCTTTAGTACACAAGCAAACCACACTTGAAACTATTACGGCTGAAAGAAATGCACTTCGGCTTCAGTTAGAAAAATTGGAG ACACAGTATCGTAGTACCGTCTCGCAAATTCGGCAACAGCGTGTATCTTACATGAGTACCAATGAAACTGATGATG CCAAATCCCAAGTGCCAAATTTCATGGTAGAAAACCCATTTGATAACAAAGTAGCCAGAAGAGTAAAAAGAGCATATTCCTCGTTAGACTCAGTAGGTATACGACTGGGAGTATTTTTGCGTCGTTATCCGTTGATACGAATATTAGTTATTGTATATGTTGCAGTTTTACACTTGTGGGTGATGTTTGTATTGTTGTCTTCCACACCGTCATGA